The following coding sequences lie in one Rhodohalobacter barkolensis genomic window:
- a CDS encoding DUF5666 domain-containing protein, with protein sequence MKNSIFKLFNVILVIGVLAVGCDLTESTVDEPSDVQVQMKVNAGPVAKAMLTSNNEHTNTLEIQEVKMFIEKMELESITDDSSDFEIENFIADLPLDGSPLVITEKQIPAGLYDEFELEMEKPDDDDVQVKDPDFRDETGSYSLVVKGLFNGEEFTFRSAEDFEIEMDLNPPLEVTETESSTLVISIDVDSWFTGSNGEKLDPKDFKNTEMINDNIENSFDGFEDDYDDDSEEYEFEGYVESVDLTEQTFTLTNGMTLHVNSETRFDDDLKSLDELEYAISEGYTVEADGEYYVDSSGRNVVVEVDLEIEDEDDFEDYDFEGYVESVDLTEQTFTLTNGMTLHVNSETRFDDDLKSLDELEHAISEGYTVEADGEYYVDSSGRDVVVEVDLEIEDEDDFEDYDFEGYVESVDLTEQTFTLTNGMTLHVNSETRFEDDLKSLDELEHAISEGYTVEADGEYYVDSSGRDVVIEVDLEIENGDDD encoded by the coding sequence ATGAAGAATTCAATTTTTAAACTTTTTAATGTGATTCTGGTCATAGGCGTTCTGGCTGTTGGCTGTGATTTAACCGAATCAACTGTTGATGAACCGTCAGACGTTCAGGTACAGATGAAGGTCAACGCCGGTCCGGTTGCCAAAGCGATGCTTACTAGCAACAACGAACATACTAATACACTGGAAATCCAGGAAGTGAAGATGTTTATCGAAAAGATGGAGCTCGAAAGTATTACTGATGATTCATCGGACTTTGAGATCGAAAATTTCATCGCTGATCTTCCTTTAGACGGTTCACCATTGGTTATTACCGAGAAACAGATTCCTGCAGGACTCTATGATGAGTTTGAACTCGAAATGGAAAAGCCTGATGACGATGATGTACAAGTAAAAGATCCCGATTTCCGTGATGAAACAGGTAGTTACTCCTTGGTTGTAAAAGGCCTCTTTAACGGAGAAGAGTTTACTTTCAGAAGCGCCGAGGATTTTGAAATTGAAATGGATCTGAATCCTCCTCTTGAAGTAACAGAAACGGAGAGTTCAACATTGGTAATATCAATTGATGTAGACAGCTGGTTTACCGGTTCTAATGGTGAAAAACTGGATCCTAAAGATTTCAAAAATACTGAGATGATTAATGATAATATAGAAAACTCGTTCGATGGGTTTGAAGATGATTATGACGATGATTCCGAAGAGTACGAATTTGAAGGCTATGTTGAGTCGGTAGATCTCACTGAGCAGACTTTCACCCTAACCAACGGAATGACGCTGCATGTGAACAGCGAGACCAGGTTTGATGATGACCTGAAATCTCTCGATGAACTTGAGTATGCTATTAGCGAGGGATACACCGTGGAAGCTGACGGAGAGTACTACGTCGACAGTTCCGGAAGAAATGTGGTTGTTGAAGTGGACCTAGAAATCGAAGATGAAGACGACTTCGAGGATTACGATTTTGAAGGCTACGTTGAGTCAGTGGATCTCACTGAGCAGACTTTTACCCTAACCAACGGAATGACGCTGCATGTGAATAGCGAGACCAGGTTTGATGATGACCTGAAATCTCTCGATGAACTTGAGCATGCTATCAGCGAGGGATACACCGTGGAAGCTGACGGAGAGTACTACGTCGACAGTTCCGGAAGAGATGTGGTTGTTGAAGTGGACCTGGAAATCGAAGATGAAGACGACTTCGAGGATTACGATTTTGAAGGCTACGTTGAGTCAGTGGATCTCACTGAGCAGACTTTCACCCTAACCAACGGAATGACGCTGCATGTGAACAGCGAGACCAGGTTTGAAGATGACCTGAAATCTCTCGATGAACTTGAGCATGCTATCAGCGAGGGATACACCGTGGAAGCTGACGGAGAGTACTACGTCGACAGTTCCGGAAGAGATGTGGTTATTGAAGTGGATCTAGAGATTGAAAACGGTGACGATGACTAA
- a CDS encoding TonB-dependent receptor has translation MIQSEFAKASDFSFSNTPLKKVIQTVQNETGYFFLYRESLIADVTVTLESDVESIFEDLNSALARTEISLLTDHDRKQVLITQRDNFDRNRTLNVLISGQVLDHNTGERLPFATLTWDESGDRKGAATNASGRFSITRQLATESVQLTFSYIGYQQKTVELDISASNQIRDLSIRLEPEPVRGNEIIISGSMSYNPSDSLTSRLMDAARFSPMGEANSIRALQSHPSVSAGTAFNNGINVRGSTPDGFMVQLDGLSIFNQSHLFGLLDSFNPDAIQNSGYYYGVAPAQMDSPTGGALNLITRTGSMNEFNGNVGLSNTSLNGTFEGPLGKRSSWLLSGRVSLIDQLNWFNNSKMIQWGLDINRPRRVTGNFQDFTDLVLVPGQSDAFFADLHTKIYVENKDASRWIFSGYFGGDYTNQLADRRTRTAESGSEFTFQPVETTNEWGNLSFSVQFEKELRNRYYSSTQAGFSSYRTDFEKEDFVYARLNSTDESENVSVFTYPFRNRSAMNEFKFNQELEFNTTNFSATGGAGWKYYLSEYSEFSFDRPSYFQNVGSHMVQAYLQNKWEPLGFLEIHAGLRSTYYTLNSEFYFSPRGEVVIKPLNGLRIKGGYSINQQFLHRITIENSATSDVWILTPENQKPAEAEQFTIGLQILPSNHFLLQIEAYQKEYKNLRSHELNTQSLANTFSGTPWFYQNSGTASGIEILLRNYFGRFVISQTYTLSEMTFSNPFLLNGEEFYADWDRRHSYNAILETNIGKGIDFYLSWLMMSGAPNRLNIFQTDPVERLDAYRRLDATLSFSHQFRNQNSLEATFSIFNVLDQENVWYRNYAFSFDETRSIPRLTPVPVDVLDLGFHPSFSVKYSF, from the coding sequence ATGATACAATCGGAGTTTGCAAAAGCTTCCGATTTTTCTTTTTCAAACACTCCCCTAAAAAAGGTTATCCAGACCGTGCAGAATGAAACCGGATACTTTTTTCTATACCGGGAATCTCTCATTGCTGATGTGACGGTTACGCTCGAGTCTGATGTAGAATCAATATTTGAAGACCTGAATAGTGCACTGGCCCGGACTGAAATCTCCTTGCTGACGGACCATGACAGAAAACAGGTTTTAATTACCCAACGGGATAATTTTGACAGAAACCGCACCTTGAATGTGTTGATTTCAGGACAAGTTCTCGATCATAATACAGGAGAACGATTACCCTTTGCCACGCTCACTTGGGATGAATCCGGCGATCGAAAAGGTGCCGCTACAAACGCATCCGGGAGGTTTTCCATAACTCGACAACTGGCTACTGAATCGGTTCAGTTGACATTTTCCTATATCGGTTATCAACAGAAAACAGTTGAGCTGGATATTTCTGCTTCCAATCAAATACGTGATTTATCAATACGCCTGGAACCGGAACCGGTTCGGGGTAACGAGATTATCATTTCAGGTTCGATGAGCTACAATCCTTCCGATTCCCTAACAAGCAGACTGATGGATGCTGCCCGATTCAGTCCCATGGGAGAGGCTAACTCAATTCGGGCGCTGCAGTCTCATCCATCCGTATCTGCCGGTACAGCTTTCAACAATGGAATCAATGTACGCGGAAGCACTCCCGATGGATTTATGGTGCAACTCGATGGGCTCAGTATTTTTAATCAAAGTCATCTCTTTGGTCTCTTGGATAGTTTCAATCCGGATGCAATTCAGAATTCCGGTTACTACTACGGTGTAGCTCCTGCACAGATGGACTCCCCTACCGGTGGTGCACTCAATCTGATTACACGTACAGGCTCCATGAATGAATTCAATGGGAATGTAGGGTTGAGTAATACAAGTTTAAATGGAACTTTTGAAGGCCCTTTGGGCAAAAGAAGCAGCTGGCTTCTTTCCGGTCGCGTTTCTCTGATCGATCAACTCAACTGGTTCAATAATTCTAAAATGATCCAATGGGGTCTCGATATTAATCGACCTCGAAGGGTTACCGGCAATTTTCAGGATTTTACGGATCTGGTCCTGGTTCCCGGTCAGTCTGATGCATTTTTTGCTGATCTTCACACTAAAATTTATGTTGAAAACAAAGATGCTTCACGCTGGATTTTCAGTGGCTATTTTGGGGGCGACTATACCAATCAACTGGCGGATCGCAGGACCAGAACGGCCGAATCGGGTAGCGAATTTACTTTTCAACCGGTTGAAACCACAAATGAATGGGGAAATCTTTCATTCAGCGTTCAGTTTGAGAAGGAGCTCAGAAACAGATATTACAGCTCTACGCAGGCCGGATTCAGCTCCTACCGTACCGATTTTGAAAAAGAGGATTTCGTCTACGCCCGTTTAAACTCAACGGATGAATCTGAAAATGTTTCTGTCTTCACCTACCCCTTTCGAAACAGAAGCGCAATGAATGAATTCAAATTCAATCAGGAGCTGGAATTCAACACAACCAATTTCTCAGCGACCGGTGGAGCCGGGTGGAAATATTACCTGAGTGAGTACAGCGAATTTTCTTTTGATCGCCCGTCCTATTTTCAAAATGTAGGTTCACACATGGTGCAGGCTTATCTTCAAAACAAGTGGGAACCCCTCGGTTTTCTGGAAATCCATGCAGGACTTCGCTCAACCTACTACACCCTCAACAGTGAATTCTACTTCTCTCCCCGTGGAGAAGTTGTGATAAAACCATTGAACGGGCTAAGGATTAAGGGTGGGTATTCAATAAATCAACAATTTCTGCATCGAATCACAATCGAGAACAGCGCCACTTCAGACGTCTGGATTCTGACTCCGGAAAATCAAAAACCAGCAGAAGCAGAACAGTTCACCATAGGACTTCAGATTTTACCTTCAAACCATTTTTTACTTCAAATAGAAGCCTATCAGAAAGAGTATAAAAATCTCAGAAGCCACGAATTAAATACTCAGTCTCTGGCTAATACTTTTTCCGGCACTCCATGGTTTTATCAAAATAGCGGCACTGCTTCAGGTATCGAAATACTCCTTCGCAACTACTTTGGGCGCTTTGTCATATCCCAAACCTACACGCTGTCTGAAATGACCTTTAGCAACCCTTTTTTACTGAACGGCGAGGAATTTTATGCGGATTGGGATCGCCGGCACAGTTACAATGCTATCCTGGAAACAAATATTGGAAAGGGAATTGATTTCTATCTCTCCTGGCTGATGATGAGCGGAGCGCCAAACAGGTTAAATATTTTCCAGACCGATCCTGTGGAACGCCTGGATGCCTACCGGCGACTTGATGCAACGTTGAGCTTCTCCCATCAGTTCAGAAACCAGAACAGCCTTGAAGCTACGTTTTCGATTTTCAATGTATTGGATCAGGAAAATGTATGGTACAGAAACTATGCGTTCTCTTTTGACGAGACGAGGTCAATCCCAAGACTAACCCCTGTACCTGTTGATGTTTTAGACCTCGGCTTCCACCCTTCTTTTTCGGTGAAGTACTCGTTCTAA
- a CDS encoding FecR family protein: MTNHSNISENDQDLLLSKAYGKVLNGELDSAQIDDPLFKFLHEAKIYQYGKSEEIAVKGKDDVKASIFDQINQTEKDQTSSGSANIYSLSRSKWIWAAAAAVLIMFTSIFLLRQNTQVESTLIADAGTTITPVELKDGSIVTLRPNSQLYLNSESEEHMSYSLSGEGLFEVTHNPEREFLVETTEGRIRVLGTTFNLSERNSETNVYLIEGRVSFETPDQDQSVTLTSGEGATIRDLQLYETFSFEESLVTSWTQSRLMFSDRSAGSITDELEFHFGIEIEMEESTRSEVLGGSITLEDREQSLQDLEVVLGGEFVQIDEDRYQFQLQ; encoded by the coding sequence ATGACAAACCATTCAAACATATCGGAAAATGATCAGGACCTTCTGCTAAGCAAGGCTTACGGCAAAGTTTTGAACGGAGAACTCGATAGTGCTCAAATCGATGATCCGCTCTTTAAATTTCTGCACGAAGCAAAAATCTATCAATACGGAAAGTCAGAAGAGATTGCTGTAAAAGGAAAAGATGATGTAAAAGCATCCATTTTTGACCAAATCAATCAGACGGAGAAGGATCAAACTTCCTCAGGAAGTGCCAACATATATTCACTCTCCCGAAGCAAGTGGATCTGGGCGGCGGCTGCAGCTGTTTTGATCATGTTTACTTCGATCTTTTTATTACGTCAAAACACTCAGGTTGAGTCCACCCTTATCGCCGATGCAGGTACAACTATCACACCTGTAGAATTGAAGGATGGTTCAATTGTAACACTGCGACCAAATTCCCAACTGTATCTGAACTCAGAATCTGAAGAGCATATGAGCTATTCACTTTCCGGAGAAGGTTTATTTGAGGTGACTCATAATCCGGAGCGTGAGTTTCTTGTTGAAACGACTGAGGGCCGGATTCGGGTTTTGGGTACTACATTCAACTTGAGTGAAAGAAACAGCGAAACAAACGTTTATCTTATAGAGGGCCGCGTTTCATTTGAGACACCGGATCAGGATCAATCCGTAACATTAACCAGCGGAGAAGGAGCAACCATCCGCGATCTGCAACTCTATGAAACTTTCAGTTTCGAAGAATCCTTAGTCACTTCGTGGACTCAGAGCAGGCTTATGTTCAGTGATCGAAGTGCCGGATCAATAACAGATGAACTTGAATTTCACTTTGGAATTGAAATTGAGATGGAAGAATCTACTCGATCTGAAGTTCTGGGTGGTTCTATCACACTCGAAGATCGCGAGCAGAGTTTGCAGGATTTAGAAGTTGTGCTTGGTGGTGAATTCGTTCAGATTGATGAAGATCGGTATCAGTTTCAACTACAGTAA
- a CDS encoding DUF5666 domain-containing protein, whose amino-acid sequence MKHFSTHILLTLFALFVFTLSSCTIDSFESNRSILTDEELRVTGQIIGESVSENDSGLLSSFTEAFAIPTSNGLATGNSVLATGSFRNLNDYSYEYISAQGAHQVQFGRTDAMTGIPTQYDLKYIFRDSDGNFIESPNQNSHLIESLEFEGQRTGEIETVSKSSTFNRTDRLILDGLSDQSPLLSLDGSHTGEGLFIRNDATGQIQREYLVDLNFLDVKINKETVEQIRSFRKGVTGALSYESTIRSNQTGSDTEAKIVNGTLEFNGDGTALLKFRDVFETYRIRLESGEVFDDDEFEGRIVEVDLQQNIFTISNGQKIQINSETEIDDDSDFQSLDEVVSAMESGVRIEAEGEYYKPDENVNLWIAGEVEFENEGNEFEEFVENLNLADSSLTLSTGEIFYLNAKTDLEFDDDFNSLEDVIEALNLNLPVYAEGDFYVDPETERFILTEVDFELEMDEFEELVQSVDIDNQVITLINGQQILITEETIIEQDDFNSLEEVAAALDAGISVEADGDYYYNSAEAIWIVYSIKFEEDSDSEED is encoded by the coding sequence ATGAAACATTTTTCAACCCATATTCTTCTTACTCTATTTGCCCTATTTGTTTTCACGCTCTCTTCGTGTACCATCGACAGTTTTGAAAGTAACCGATCCATTTTAACTGACGAAGAGCTGCGCGTAACCGGACAAATTATTGGCGAATCTGTTTCTGAAAATGACAGTGGTCTCCTGTCCAGTTTTACCGAAGCATTTGCCATCCCTACAAGTAACGGATTGGCTACAGGTAATTCTGTGTTGGCTACCGGTAGCTTCCGCAATCTTAACGACTATTCTTACGAGTACATCTCAGCACAGGGAGCTCATCAGGTACAATTCGGCCGAACTGATGCAATGACCGGTATCCCGACTCAATATGACCTGAAATATATTTTTCGCGACAGCGATGGAAATTTTATTGAATCCCCAAATCAAAACAGTCATTTGATTGAGTCGCTTGAATTTGAAGGTCAGCGAACCGGAGAGATTGAAACTGTATCCAAATCTTCTACCTTTAACCGCACAGACCGGCTTATTCTGGACGGACTATCCGATCAATCTCCGCTTCTCTCGTTAGATGGATCACACACCGGTGAAGGCCTGTTTATCCGGAATGATGCAACCGGGCAGATTCAGCGCGAGTACCTGGTTGACCTGAATTTTTTGGATGTTAAGATTAACAAAGAGACTGTAGAGCAGATCCGAAGTTTTCGAAAAGGAGTTACAGGAGCGCTGAGCTACGAATCGACCATTCGGTCCAATCAAACCGGAAGCGACACAGAGGCGAAAATTGTGAACGGTACACTTGAATTTAACGGAGACGGTACAGCACTGCTCAAGTTCAGGGACGTTTTTGAAACCTACAGAATTCGATTGGAAAGCGGTGAAGTGTTTGATGACGATGAGTTCGAGGGACGCATTGTGGAGGTAGATCTGCAGCAAAATATATTTACAATTTCGAATGGTCAGAAAATTCAGATCAACAGTGAAACTGAAATTGATGATGACAGTGATTTTCAATCGCTTGATGAGGTGGTCTCTGCAATGGAGAGCGGAGTCCGTATTGAAGCAGAAGGTGAGTATTATAAACCGGATGAAAACGTAAATCTTTGGATTGCCGGTGAAGTTGAATTCGAAAATGAAGGAAATGAATTCGAAGAGTTTGTAGAAAACCTCAACTTGGCCGATAGCTCTCTGACGTTGAGTACCGGAGAAATTTTCTACCTCAATGCAAAAACTGATCTTGAGTTTGATGACGATTTCAACTCACTGGAGGATGTAATTGAAGCATTAAATCTAAATCTGCCGGTATATGCAGAAGGTGATTTTTACGTCGATCCGGAAACCGAACGCTTTATTTTAACTGAAGTGGATTTTGAACTCGAAATGGATGAATTCGAAGAACTGGTTCAATCCGTGGATATCGATAATCAAGTCATCACCTTGATCAATGGTCAACAAATTCTTATCACGGAAGAGACTATTATAGAACAGGACGACTTCAATTCCCTCGAGGAAGTAGCAGCTGCACTGGATGCCGGTATTTCTGTGGAAGCGGATGGCGATTACTACTACAATTCAGCCGAAGCAATCTGGATTGTTTACAGCATAAAATTTGAAGAAGATTCTGACTCTGAAGAAGATTAA
- a CDS encoding RNA polymerase sigma factor — protein MAILPGIDLILLILALSKESDMDDIELSIAIRNGDRAAFETFFNRHYDSLYRFLVSRNMNHDEARDLVQRAFIMIWEKRGSIDETKSLRSYLFTIAYSRMLNHIEYQSKFKEQEVPEEHSTAKSTEESLDHKELLRIVRKIISSMPEKRGMVFELCFMKEFTYKEAADAMDVSPKTIENHMALAFKDLRHGITEIYGKDLLKTFNLLKK, from the coding sequence ATGGCAATACTACCCGGCATAGACCTCATACTCTTAATCCTCGCTCTTTCTAAAGAGAGTGATATGGATGATATTGAGTTATCCATAGCTATCCGTAATGGAGATCGGGCTGCGTTTGAAACCTTTTTTAATCGTCATTACGATAGCTTGTACCGATTTCTGGTCAGCCGAAACATGAACCATGATGAGGCACGGGATCTGGTTCAACGGGCTTTTATTATGATTTGGGAAAAGCGCGGCAGTATCGATGAAACCAAATCTTTGCGATCCTATCTCTTTACAATCGCATACAGCCGAATGTTGAATCACATCGAGTATCAGTCTAAATTTAAAGAGCAAGAGGTACCTGAAGAACATTCAACAGCAAAAAGCACGGAAGAGTCGCTCGATCACAAAGAACTTTTACGAATTGTTCGAAAGATTATCTCATCAATGCCGGAAAAGAGAGGAATGGTTTTTGAACTCTGTTTTATGAAAGAGTTCACTTATAAGGAAGCAGCCGATGCCATGGATGTCAGTCCTAAAACGATAGAAAACCATATGGCACTCGCATTTAAAGATCTGCGCCATGGCATCACGGAAATTTATGGTAAAGACCTTCTAAAAACATTCAATCTTTTGAAAAAATGA
- the ettA gene encoding energy-dependent translational throttle protein EttA — MSDKKIIFSMVGVSKVYKPNKTVLKDIYLSFFYGAKIGVLGLNGAGKSTLLRIIAGEDENYIGDISRQKGITFGYLPQEPQLDPDKTVKEIVQEGVQETMDLVKEYEAVNEGFSDPDADFEALIEKQTKLQEKIDRIGAWDIDSKLEQAMDALRTPPGDAKIGVLSGGEKRRVALCRLLLKKPDVLLLDEPTNHLDAESVGWLEQHLARYEGTVIAVTHDRYFLDNVAGWILELDRGEGIPFEGNYSSWLEQKKNRLQQEEKEESKRQKTLQQELDWIRQNPKGRRKKSKARINSYEKLLSEEHQKRREDMEIYIPAGPRLGDQVIVAEHVSKGFGDRLLMEDMNFDLPPGGIVGVIGPNGAGKTTLFKMITGEEEPDKGTFITGDTVELGYVDQKRPLDPNKTIWEEISGGHDLIKLGSREMNSRAYVARFNFSGSDQQKKVSEISGGERNRVHLAKMLKEGANVLLLDEPTNDLDVNTLRALEEALLEFAGCVVVISHDRWFLDRVATHILAFEGNSQVYWFEGNYEEYEENRRQRLGISEDQPHRIQYKKLMRD, encoded by the coding sequence TTGAGCGATAAAAAGATCATTTTTTCGATGGTTGGGGTCAGCAAAGTTTACAAACCCAACAAAACAGTTCTGAAAGACATCTATCTTTCCTTTTTTTACGGTGCTAAAATTGGAGTTTTAGGACTCAACGGTGCGGGGAAAAGTACACTGCTCAGAATCATTGCCGGAGAGGATGAAAATTACATCGGCGATATTTCTCGTCAGAAAGGAATTACCTTTGGTTATCTGCCGCAGGAACCCCAACTGGATCCTGATAAAACTGTGAAGGAGATTGTTCAGGAGGGTGTTCAGGAGACGATGGATCTGGTCAAAGAGTATGAAGCGGTGAATGAGGGGTTCAGCGATCCGGATGCAGATTTTGAGGCTCTTATTGAGAAGCAGACCAAACTTCAGGAAAAGATTGATCGAATCGGCGCCTGGGATATTGATTCCAAACTGGAGCAGGCGATGGATGCTCTGCGGACACCTCCGGGTGACGCTAAAATCGGCGTTCTATCCGGTGGCGAAAAACGCCGTGTTGCACTATGCCGTCTGCTGCTGAAAAAGCCTGACGTTCTGTTATTAGATGAGCCGACCAATCATCTGGACGCAGAGTCTGTAGGCTGGTTGGAGCAGCACCTGGCCCGCTATGAAGGAACCGTTATTGCTGTAACGCACGATCGTTATTTTCTGGATAATGTTGCCGGCTGGATTCTGGAGCTGGATCGTGGTGAGGGTATTCCGTTTGAAGGGAACTACTCATCATGGCTGGAGCAAAAGAAGAATCGCCTGCAGCAGGAGGAGAAAGAGGAGTCGAAACGGCAGAAAACACTTCAGCAGGAACTGGATTGGATTCGTCAAAATCCAAAAGGCCGACGCAAGAAGAGTAAGGCGCGGATTAATTCGTACGAAAAACTGCTGTCTGAAGAGCATCAGAAACGCCGGGAAGATATGGAGATTTATATTCCGGCCGGCCCTCGTTTGGGTGATCAGGTGATTGTGGCAGAACATGTATCAAAAGGATTTGGAGATCGCCTTCTGATGGAAGATATGAACTTTGATCTACCACCCGGCGGTATTGTGGGAGTGATTGGTCCGAACGGTGCGGGTAAAACCACCCTGTTTAAAATGATCACCGGAGAGGAGGAACCGGATAAGGGTACCTTTATTACCGGAGATACAGTAGAGCTGGGATATGTGGATCAGAAGCGACCATTGGATCCCAACAAAACCATTTGGGAAGAGATATCCGGAGGTCATGATTTGATCAAGCTGGGAAGCCGTGAAATGAATTCTCGTGCATACGTAGCACGATTCAACTTTAGCGGCAGTGATCAACAGAAGAAAGTGAGTGAAATTTCAGGTGGTGAACGCAATCGGGTACATCTTGCCAAAATGCTGAAGGAGGGAGCTAACGTGCTGCTTTTGGATGAGCCGACCAACGATCTGGATGTGAATACACTTCGTGCGCTTGAGGAAGCACTTCTGGAGTTTGCAGGTTGTGTAGTGGTAATTTCGCATGATCGCTGGTTCCTGGACCGTGTGGCAACGCACATTCTTGCGTTTGAAGGAAACAGCCAGGTGTACTGGTTTGAAGGGAATTATGAGGAGTATGAGGAGAATCGGCGTCAACGCCTTGGAATATCTGAAGACCAGCCACATAGAATTCAGTACAAAAAACTGATGCGCGATTGA
- a CDS encoding M48 family metallopeptidase: MPPKHIIQLDDIEIEVTRKRVKNLNIRIYPSAGRVAMSIPKRTDLSVAEDFARKKFSWIKKHLHKRAIQKAKKTRSLSYRDGEIHPVWGQEMVLTVNEVNGPPNVECRDDTLSLMVRPESSSEKRESVLIEWYRTELKREIPKLIEKWEGPMGVDVREFGVKRMKTRWGTCNTKARRIWLSLELAKKNPKCLEYVVVHEMVHLHERLHNKRFYRLMDQFLPDWRERDLLLKGKRKTC, encoded by the coding sequence ATGCCACCCAAGCACATCATTCAACTCGATGATATTGAAATTGAAGTCACACGAAAGCGTGTGAAAAATCTCAATATTCGTATCTATCCGTCTGCCGGAAGGGTAGCCATGTCTATACCTAAGAGAACAGATCTTTCGGTAGCAGAAGATTTTGCGCGGAAGAAGTTTTCATGGATCAAAAAGCATCTGCACAAGAGAGCGATTCAAAAGGCAAAAAAAACAAGGAGTCTTTCTTATCGGGATGGTGAAATCCACCCGGTTTGGGGGCAGGAGATGGTTCTTACCGTGAATGAGGTAAATGGCCCGCCCAATGTTGAATGCAGAGATGATACGCTAAGTTTGATGGTGCGGCCGGAGAGTTCATCCGAAAAACGAGAGTCTGTTTTAATTGAGTGGTATCGCACAGAACTGAAGCGTGAGATTCCAAAACTGATTGAGAAGTGGGAAGGACCCATGGGAGTGGACGTTCGGGAGTTTGGGGTGAAGCGGATGAAAACCCGTTGGGGAACTTGTAATACAAAAGCTCGGCGTATCTGGCTCAGTTTGGAGCTGGCAAAGAAAAATCCAAAATGTCTGGAATATGTAGTGGTTCATGAAATGGTACACCTGCATGAAAGGCTTCATAATAAAAGGTTCTACAGGTTGATGGATCAGTTTTTACCTGATTGGCGAGAGCGTGATCTGTTGCTGAAGGGTAAGAGGAAAACCTGCTAA
- a CDS encoding universal stress protein produces MKILVPTDFSELSEKALDVANRFAKLMDGTITPFHSHIPISEMDEPYALGMSSQMYQDFDQIEDALSDRLSQLAEEKVDKKRLEKPIIMMGNPAQSIIDVSEEYDYIVMSTHGRTGFTRFLLGSVAEKVLRLAHTPVLIVEDESDVDDFKKILVTTDFSENAASAYPYAKIVAEKAGADLDLVHVISFDQLDDEEEGSISLSNLREKRIKVLEKEHFHSLKGKVNSTVIVSQDSPHEAIFNHVKENNYNLIVMATVGRTGINYLMMGSTTANLVRHVNTAVLSVNPKRDKQ; encoded by the coding sequence ATGAAAATACTTGTCCCTACCGATTTTTCCGAACTGAGTGAAAAGGCACTGGATGTAGCCAACAGATTTGCAAAATTAATGGATGGAACGATTACGCCATTCCACTCCCATATTCCCATTTCCGAAATGGATGAGCCGTATGCTTTGGGTATGAGCTCACAAATGTATCAGGATTTTGACCAAATAGAAGATGCCCTTTCAGATCGCCTAAGCCAGCTGGCTGAAGAAAAAGTTGACAAGAAACGTCTTGAGAAACCGATCATCATGATGGGAAATCCTGCTCAGAGCATCATCGATGTTTCTGAAGAGTACGACTACATTGTGATGAGTACGCACGGTCGAACGGGATTTACTCGCTTTCTATTGGGTTCCGTTGCCGAAAAAGTTCTACGACTCGCACACACTCCGGTTTTGATTGTTGAAGATGAATCAGACGTAGATGACTTTAAGAAAATTCTGGTTACCACCGATTTTTCCGAAAATGCTGCCAGTGCATATCCTTATGCAAAAATAGTTGCCGAAAAAGCCGGAGCAGACCTCGACCTCGTTCATGTTATAAGCTTCGACCAGCTTGATGATGAGGAAGAGGGAAGTATTTCACTTTCAAACTTACGCGAGAAGCGAATCAAAGTGTTAGAAAAAGAACATTTCCACTCACTGAAAGGAAAAGTCAACTCCACGGTGATCGTTTCTCAGGACTCTCCTCACGAAGCAATATTCAACCATGTAAAGGAGAACAACTATAATCTCATCGTAATGGCAACCGTCGGTCGCACCGGAATTAACTATCTGATGATGGGAAGTACCACGGCTAATCTGGTCCGCCATGTTAACACTGCCGTCTTAAGTGTAAATCCTAAACGGGATAAACAGTAG